One stretch of Jiangella gansuensis DSM 44835 DNA includes these proteins:
- a CDS encoding aspartate-semialdehyde dehydrogenase: MTDTSRPTLAVVGATGAVGTVMRDILSTRQDVWGEIRLIASARSAGRRLTVRGEEVEVQALTADVFDGVDVAMFDVPDEVSAEWAPVAVERGAVVVDNSGAFRMDPDVPLVVPEVNARAARQRPRGIIANPNCTTLTMIVVLGALHAELGLTAVHASSYQAASGAGQAGIDTLHDQLNKVAGNRELGTHPGDVRRVVGSELGPFPAPLALNVVPWAGSLKSDGWSSEELKIRNESRKILDLPDLKVSATCVRVPVVTTHSVTMHATFEREVSTERACEILRDAPGVVLYDDPSRGEFPTPADVVGTDPTWVGRVRRALDDPQSLELFVCGDNLRKGAALNTAQIAELLAPEFTTA; encoded by the coding sequence ATGACCGACACCAGCCGCCCCACTCTCGCCGTCGTCGGCGCCACCGGTGCCGTCGGCACGGTCATGCGCGACATCCTCTCCACCCGGCAGGACGTCTGGGGCGAGATCCGGCTCATCGCGTCCGCGCGCTCGGCCGGTCGCCGGCTCACCGTTCGCGGTGAAGAGGTCGAGGTCCAGGCGCTGACCGCCGACGTCTTCGACGGCGTCGACGTCGCCATGTTCGACGTCCCCGACGAGGTGTCCGCCGAGTGGGCGCCGGTCGCCGTCGAGCGCGGCGCCGTCGTGGTCGACAACTCCGGCGCGTTCCGCATGGATCCGGATGTCCCGCTCGTGGTTCCCGAGGTCAACGCGCGGGCGGCACGGCAGCGGCCGCGCGGCATCATCGCCAACCCCAACTGCACCACCCTGACCATGATCGTGGTGCTGGGGGCACTGCACGCCGAGTTGGGGCTGACTGCCGTGCATGCCTCGTCGTACCAGGCCGCGTCCGGTGCCGGTCAGGCCGGCATCGACACGCTGCACGACCAGCTGAACAAGGTCGCCGGCAACCGCGAGCTCGGCACCCACCCGGGTGACGTGCGCCGCGTCGTCGGTTCCGAACTGGGTCCCTTCCCGGCGCCGCTCGCCCTGAACGTCGTCCCGTGGGCGGGGTCGCTGAAGAGCGACGGCTGGAGCTCGGAGGAGCTGAAGATCCGCAACGAGTCGCGGAAGATCCTCGACCTCCCCGACCTCAAGGTATCGGCCACCTGTGTGCGCGTCCCCGTGGTCACCACCCACTCGGTCACCATGCACGCGACGTTCGAGCGTGAGGTCAGCACCGAGCGGGCGTGCGAGATCCTGCGCGACGCTCCTGGCGTGGTTCTCTACGACGACCCGTCCCGCGGCGAGTTCCCCACGCCGGCCGACGTGGTCGGCACCGACCCGACGTGGGTCGGGCGCGTGCGCCGGGCACTCGACGACCCGCAGTCGCTGGAGCTGTTCGTGTGCGGCGACAACCTGCGCAAGGGCGCGGCGCTCAACACCGCGCAGATCGCCGAGCTGCTGGCCCCGGAGTTCACCACCGCCTGA